One genomic window of Mus musculus strain C57BL/6J chromosome 4, GRCm38.p6 C57BL/6J includes the following:
- the Med18 gene encoding mediator of RNA polymerase II transcription subunit 18, translating to MEAPPVTMMPVTGGTINMMEYLLQGSVLDHSLESLIHRLRGLCDNMEPETFLDHEMVFLLKGQQASPFVLRARRSMDRAGAPWHLRYLGQPEMGDKNRHALVRNCVDIATSENLTDFLMEMGFRMDHEFVAKGHLFRKGIMKVVVYKIFRILVPGNTDSTEALSLSYLVELSVVAPAGQDMVSDDMRNFAEQLKPLVHLEKIDPKRLM from the exons ATGGAGGCGCCTCCAGTCACCATGATGCCCGTCACTGGGGGCACCATTAACATGATGGAGTACCTCCTGCAGG GAAGTGTTTTGGACCACAGTTTGGAAAGCCTCATCCATCGCCTCCGAGGTTTGTGTGACAACATGGAGCCTGAGACCTTCCTTGATCACGAGATGGTCTTCCTGCTTAAGGGCCAGCAGGCCAGCCCGTTCGTCCTAAGGGCCCGGCGCTCCATGGACAGGGCAGGGGCACCCTGGCATCTGCGATACCTGGGACAGCCCGAAATGGGAGACAAGAACCGCCACGCCCTGGTGCGCAACTGTGTGGACATCGCCACGTCTGAGAACCTCACGGACTTCCTGATGGAGATGGGCTTCCGCATGGACCATGAGTTTGTCGCCAAAGGACACCTGTTTCGGAAGGGCATCATGAAGGTTGTGGTGTACAAGATTTTCCGAATCCTGGTCCCAGGGAACACGGACAGCACCGAGGCCCTGTCCCTCTCCTATCTTGTGGAATTAAGTGTTGTCGCCCCGGCTGGGCAGGACATGGTCTCTGATGACATGAGGAACTTTGCAGAGCAGCTCAAACCTCTGGTTCACCTGGAAAAAATAGACCCCAAAAGGCTGATGTGA